A single genomic interval of Bartonella sp. HY328 harbors:
- a CDS encoding acetyl/propionyl/methylcrotonyl-CoA carboxylase subunit alpha has translation MIQKILIANRGEIACRVIRTARKMGIATVAVYSDADANALHVREADEAIHIGPSPSAQSYLVIDKIIEAAKISGADAVHPGYGFLSENPIFAERLQENGIILIGPPANAMRAMGDKITSKKLASEAGVSTVPGHMGLIENSDEAVKIASQIGFPVMIKASAGGGGKGMRIAWNDEEAREGFQASKNEAKASFGDDRIFIEKFVTEPRHIEIQIIGDKHGNIIALGERECSIQRRNQKVIEEAPSPFLDSATRKAMGEEAVALARAVGYYSAGTVEFIVDGNRNFYFLEMNTRLQVEHPVTEFITGLDLVELMIKIADGQPLPLTQDEVKLHGWAMECRLYAEDPFRNFLPSTGRLSRYQFPSHIDGLDDIKLRNDTGVYEGGEISIYYDPMISKLVTWGKDRQTAIKAMSEALDRFEVEGIGHNIPFLSAVMGQQRFQEGRLTTAYIAEEFADGFHGVAPNAGQARALAAIAGFINLILQKRATMISGTLDNHRRIIGKDWVVTLNGLDENSFNLKITEDDKTILMHFDDGETMSVESDWQPGMSLGIFNLDGLILAVKTEIKGTAIRLRYAGIDVLARIREPHVAALASIMPVKLPPDTSKMLLCPMPGVITAILVNEGDEIEAGQPLAIVEAMKMENMLRAEKKSQVTKIAANIGQSLAVDQIIMEFR, from the coding sequence ATGATACAAAAAATTCTGATCGCCAATCGTGGTGAAATTGCTTGCCGTGTTATTCGCACCGCACGCAAAATGGGTATTGCCACTGTTGCCGTTTATTCTGATGCCGATGCTAACGCCTTACATGTCCGCGAAGCAGATGAGGCTATTCATATTGGCCCCTCGCCGTCAGCGCAATCCTATTTGGTCATTGATAAAATCATTGAAGCCGCTAAGATTAGCGGCGCCGATGCTGTTCACCCCGGCTATGGTTTTTTGTCGGAAAATCCAATTTTTGCCGAGCGTTTACAAGAAAATGGCATTATTTTAATTGGCCCGCCTGCCAATGCCATGCGTGCCATGGGCGACAAAATTACCAGTAAAAAACTTGCAAGCGAAGCTGGTGTTTCCACTGTGCCAGGTCACATGGGCTTGATTGAAAACAGCGATGAAGCGGTCAAAATTGCCAGTCAAATTGGCTTTCCAGTGATGATTAAGGCGTCAGCTGGCGGCGGCGGCAAAGGCATGCGTATTGCATGGAATGATGAAGAAGCCCGTGAAGGCTTTCAAGCCTCTAAAAACGAGGCAAAAGCATCTTTTGGTGATGACCGCATTTTTATCGAGAAATTTGTCACCGAACCGCGCCATATTGAAATTCAAATTATTGGTGATAAGCATGGCAATATTATTGCCCTTGGCGAGCGCGAATGTTCCATTCAACGGCGCAATCAAAAGGTTATTGAAGAAGCGCCATCGCCATTTTTAGATAGTGCCACCCGTAAAGCCATGGGCGAAGAAGCCGTAGCACTTGCCCGCGCCGTTGGCTATTATTCTGCCGGTACGGTGGAATTTATTGTTGATGGCAATCGCAATTTTTATTTCCTTGAAATGAATACGCGCTTACAAGTCGAGCATCCGGTCACTGAATTTATCACTGGACTTGATCTTGTCGAATTAATGATCAAAATTGCTGATGGTCAACCCTTGCCGCTTACTCAAGACGAGGTAAAATTGCATGGTTGGGCAATGGAATGTCGGCTATATGCGGAAGACCCATTTCGCAATTTTTTACCCTCAACTGGGCGTTTAAGCCGCTACCAATTCCCAAGCCATATTGATGGTTTGGATGATATAAAATTGCGCAATGATACGGGCGTTTATGAAGGTGGCGAAATATCCATCTATTATGATCCAATGATTTCAAAATTAGTGACATGGGGCAAAGATCGGCAAACTGCTATTAAAGCGATGAGTGAAGCGCTTGACCGTTTTGAGGTCGAAGGCATTGGCCATAACATTCCATTTTTGTCGGCCGTTATGGGGCAACAGCGCTTTCAAGAAGGCCGCTTAACCACCGCTTATATTGCTGAAGAATTTGCTGATGGTTTTCATGGTGTTGCTCCAAATGCTGGGCAAGCGCGCGCCCTTGCTGCAATTGCTGGTTTTATCAATCTCATTTTACAAAAACGCGCCACCATGATTTCTGGCACTTTAGATAATCACCGCCGCATTATTGGCAAGGATTGGGTGGTTACTCTTAATGGTCTTGATGAAAACTCCTTTAACCTCAAAATAACAGAAGACGATAAAACCATATTGATGCACTTTGACGATGGTGAAACCATGAGCGTTGAAAGTGATTGGCAACCTGGCATGAGCCTTGGTATTTTCAACCTTGATGGGCTAATCCTCGCAGTTAAAACCGAGATTAAAGGCACAGCAATAAGGCTGCGCTATGCCGGTATTGATGTTTTAGCAAGAATACGCGAGCCCCATGTGGCGGCACTTGCCAGCATAATGCCCGTGAAATTACCGCCTGACACCTCAAAAATGTTGCTTTGCCCGATGCCGGGGGTGATTACCGCCATTTTGGTCAATGAAGGCGATGAGATTGAAGCAGGCCAGCCACTCGCAATTGTTGAAGCAATGAAAATGGAAAATATGCTGCGGGCAGAAAAGAAAAGCCAAGTTACAAAAATTGCCGCCAATATTGGCCAAAGCCTAGCGGTTGATCAAATTATTATGGAGTTTCGTTAA
- a CDS encoding acyl-CoA carboxylase subunit beta, translating into MRAILQQLEERRENARQGGGERRIKAQHEKGKLTARERLDVLLDANSFEEYDMFVSHRCTDFSMEQQKYAGDGVVTGWGTINGRQVYVFSQDFTVLGGSLSETHAQKICKIMDMAARNGAPVIGLNDSGGARIQEGVASLAGYAEVFRRNVEASGVVPQISVIMGPCAGGAVYSPAMTDFIFMVRDSSYMFVTGPDVVKIVTNEIVSAEELGGATTHTQKSSVADGAFENDIEALENIRLLFDYLPLNSQEKPPVRPFYDDPQRLDMKLDTLIPDSSTKPYDMKELIHTIADEGSFFEVKADFAKNLITGFIRMEGRSIGVVANQPMVLAGCLDIDTARKGARFVRFCDAFNIPILTLVDVPGFLPGTAQEYNGVIIHGAKLLFAYSQASVPMVTVITRKAYGGAYDVMASKHIGADVNYAWPTAEIAVMGAKGATEILYRSDLGNEEKIAAHTAEYESRFANPFVAAERGFIDEVIMPHSTRKRVARAFAALRNKKVESRKRKHDTIPL; encoded by the coding sequence ATGCGGGCAATCTTGCAACAATTGGAAGAGCGGCGTGAAAATGCGCGCCAAGGCGGTGGAGAGCGGCGCATCAAGGCACAGCATGAAAAGGGTAAATTAACCGCCCGTGAGCGGCTTGACGTTTTGCTTGATGCCAATTCTTTTGAAGAATATGACATGTTTGTTAGCCATCGCTGTACAGATTTTAGCATGGAACAGCAAAAATATGCAGGTGACGGCGTTGTAACCGGTTGGGGCACCATTAATGGTCGGCAAGTTTATGTTTTTTCACAAGATTTTACTGTTTTAGGCGGATCACTATCTGAAACCCATGCACAAAAAATATGCAAAATAATGGATATGGCGGCACGCAATGGTGCGCCCGTCATTGGTCTTAATGATTCAGGCGGGGCGCGTATTCAAGAAGGTGTCGCGTCTCTTGCAGGTTATGCGGAAGTATTTCGCCGCAATGTTGAAGCCTCTGGCGTTGTGCCGCAAATCTCGGTAATTATGGGGCCTTGTGCTGGCGGCGCGGTCTATTCACCGGCAATGACTGATTTCATCTTCATGGTGCGGGACTCGTCCTATATGTTTGTGACCGGCCCTGATGTGGTTAAAATCGTTACCAATGAAATTGTCAGCGCCGAAGAACTTGGCGGCGCCACCACCCATACGCAAAAATCATCCGTTGCCGATGGGGCTTTTGAAAATGATATTGAAGCCCTTGAAAATATCCGCCTGCTTTTTGATTATTTGCCTTTAAATAGTCAAGAAAAGCCACCTGTGCGGCCATTTTATGATGATCCGCAACGCCTTGATATGAAGCTTGATACGCTTATTCCAGATTCTTCCACCAAGCCATATGATATGAAAGAGCTTATCCATACCATTGCTGATGAGGGTAGTTTTTTTGAAGTGAAGGCAGATTTTGCCAAAAACCTCATCACGGGCTTTATTCGCATGGAGGGGCGCAGTATTGGCGTTGTCGCCAATCAACCCATGGTGCTTGCCGGCTGTCTTGATATTGATACGGCGCGAAAAGGCGCGCGTTTTGTGCGCTTTTGCGATGCTTTTAATATTCCTATTTTAACCCTTGTTGATGTACCGGGCTTTTTGCCAGGAACTGCGCAGGAATATAATGGCGTTATTATTCATGGTGCAAAATTGCTTTTTGCCTATTCGCAAGCAAGTGTGCCCATGGTGACAGTCATTACCCGTAAAGCCTATGGTGGTGCTTATGATGTGATGGCATCCAAACATATTGGCGCAGACGTTAATTATGCATGGCCAACGGCAGAAATTGCAGTAATGGGTGCCAAGGGCGCAACGGAAATTCTTTACCGCTCCGACCTTGGCAATGAGGAAAAAATTGCAGCCCACACCGCAGAATATGAAAGCCGTTTTGCCAATCCCTTTGTGGCGGCGGAACGCGGCTTTATTGATGAAGTGATTATGCCCCATTCAACCCGCAAGCGCGTTGCGCGAGCTTTTGCAGCGCTGCGCAATAAAAAGGTTGAGAGCCGCAAGCGCAAGCATGACACCATTCCTTTGTAA